The genomic DNA GGGTGCGGATGCCGGAGCGGGCCACGACCTCGTCGCGGAAGCGGTCGTAGATGTCCTCTTCGGCGATGGCGGTGCCGTCGGCGTCGTACCAGCCCGGCTGCGGATCCTCGTTCCACTCCACCAGGCCCATCATCCAGGCCAGCTCGAGGACGCCGGCGGCGGTCAGCTCGACGGAACCGTCGCGCTGGATGCCGTACTCGGCCTCGAAGCGGGTGCGGCCGGAGCCCCAGGAGGAGACCTCGCCGACGCCGGCGATGACGATCATGTCCTCGAGGTCGCGGGTGACGTCACCGACCTCGACACCCTCACCGATCTGGGTCGGGTTGTAGAGGTTCGGCAGCGCGGTGATGGTGGCCGGGGCGGTCGCGGCCTCAGCGCCGGCGGCCTCGGAACGGGCACCCTCGGCGGCCTCGGCGGCGGCCTGCTCGGCCAGCTCGGTGATGGAGATGGCGGACTCGCCCAGACCACCGGTCAGATCCTTCTCGACGGGGGCCTGTGCGGCCTTCACGCGGGTCTCGGCGGAGGCCAGGTCCATGAGCTCGGAGGAGATCTCCTCCGGGGTCCAGACGTGGATTCCGGCCTTCTCGGCGGCCGGGATGATGGCGTCGTTGCCGCCCATCAGGTTGGTGCCGGCGACCCAGCCGATCTTGGCCTGGGCCAGGGTGACGCCCTTCGGCCAGCCGGCCTCGGAGGACCACTTGGCCAGGATGGCGTCCAGCGCGGACTTGACCTCGGCGTAGGCGCCGTCGCCACCGAACATGCCGCGGTTCGGGGAACCCGGCAGGATGACGTGGGCACGGGTGTCGACGGCCTTCTGAGCGAGCTCGGACAGGCCGGCGATGGTGCGCTCGACGGACCAGAGCAGCAGACGGGTCTGGTTCTCGGCGGCCGGGCCGGCGTCGGCGAGCGAGCCGGAGACGGACGGAGCGGCGAAGGGGAAGGCCAGGGTCGGCGTCAGGGCCGGCTTGGTGACCTTGACGTCGGCGCCGACGGACTCACGCTGCTCGGTGCCGATCCAGTCGATGAGGGAATCGATGTCGCGGTAGGAGCTCAGGTTCGCCTGGACCAGCCACAGCGCGGAGCCCGGGGTACCGTGCTCGGCGAAGATCTGGCGGGCGAACTCCTTGCGCGCCTGGGAGACGCGGGACGCGGTCATGATGACCGTGGCGCCGCCCTCGAGCAGACGCTCGACCAGTGCGGTCGCGATGGAGCCCGGTGCGGCACCGGTGACCAGAGCGACGTCGCCGGCGTACTCGCCGACGAACTCGGCGCGGGCGGCCTCGGCGATGGCCTTGAGGTCACCCTTGCCGCCGTTGGAGGCCCACCAGTCAGCCTGCTTGGCGACGGTTTCGCCGGTGCCGGTGAAACGCTCGGCGCCGAGCTCGATCTCGCCGAGGGCGACACGAGCCAGGTCCTCACGGGCGGTGGCCCAGCGGTCGTCGAAGAGCACGGCCTTCTTGGCGTCGAAGGACGGGGTGACGAGCTTGACCCAGTTGGCGCCCAGCTCGGCCTCGACGGCCTCGACGACGGTGGTGTCGACCGGCTCGTTCTCGACCGGTGCCGGGGTCAGGCCCAGCTGGTCGAGGACTGCGCGGGCGGCGGTGGCCAGGACGCCGTTCTCGCCGGTGACGGAATCAGCGTAGGCGGTCAGCGCGGCGGAGTCGACGACTCCACCGGCGCCGCCGGCGCCGCCACCTGCGTTGAGGGAGACGGAGACGCCGTTGCGGGAGGCGACGTTGCCGACGGCGGCGTCGATGAGGGCATCGACGTCGGCCTTGGAGGATGCGGAGGTGGCCAGGGTGGACAGGGAGCCACCGCGGACAGAGTCCTCCTCACGGGAACCGAGGAGAATCTCGGACTCGACGTGACCGACCCAGGAGGCCGGCAGGGACCAGGCGCCGGTGACGCGCTCGCCGACGTGGGCCGGCTTGTAACCGGAGGCGCCCATCAGCTGACGCAGGCGGGTGGTGACGGCTTCGGTGAGGACGGAACCGAACGGGGAGTAGCCCGGGGCCGCGGTCTTGACGCGCTCGCGCAGGGTGGCGACGTCGGAGTCGGCGGCGCCGTCGATGGCCGGCACGCCGATCTCGGCGGACATGTCCATCAGCAGCTGGTTACGGCGGGAGGAGACGCCGTTGGTGAGCTCCTCGACGGTGTCGGAGTCGTTAATCTGCTCCATGCGGATCTTGTTCTGGAAGGCGAACAGGACCATGATCGCCTCGGCGGCCGTGAACGGCAGGTCCGGGGCGTCCGCGCCGGAGCCACCGCCGGTGGCGGCGGGGGCTGCCGGAGCCGGGGCGGCCTCGGCGGCGGCCGGGGCTTCCTCAGCGGCGGCCGGTGCGGCCGGTGCCTCGGACTCGGAAGCGGCCTCGGTCGGCTCCTCCACGAGCGGAGCCTCGACGACCTCGGAGAGCATGACCACGTCCTGGTCGCGCTCGACGTTGAAGACCGGCATGTCCAGGCCCTCGATGGCGAGCGAGCGCTTGGCCATGTTCGCCTGGGTCGGGGAGGCGGCCAGGCCGACCTCGATGATCTGCTCGACGTTGTCGAACAGGACCTGCTGGGTCTCGATCCAGCGGACCGGGGAGGCGAACTGCCAGGACAGCAGCTCGATGATGAGGACGCGGGCCAGCTCGTTGTCGGTGGCGAAGTCGGCGACCTTCTTGCCTGCCAGACGCTCGGTCGGGGCGACCTCGCGGATGGAGTCGATGAAGTCGTCGGTCAGCTCGAACGGGCGGGCGACCAGGTTCGGCACGTAGCGGCCGACCAGCGCGTCCAGATCCAGCTCGGCCGGCAGGAGCTCGTCGAGCTTCTTGGCGAAGTCGGCGACGCCCGGGCGCAGGACGGAGGAGTGGAACGGGACGTCGATACCCGGAACCGTGACGTAGGCGCGGGGGTTGATCGGGTCGGTCTTGGCCTTGAGGGCCTTGAGACCCTTCTTGGTGCCGGCGATGGAGTACTGCTGGCCTGCGATGTTGTAGTTGACGATCTGCAGGAACTCGCCGGTCTCGTCGGCGACGGCGGTGACGTAGTCCTCGACGTCGTCGGCGGAGACGCCGATCATGTTCGGACGCAGCGCGGCCATGGCGTACTCGGAGTTGCCGTCCTCGTCACGCGGGACGAGGGTGCCCATGGCGGAGCCACGGGAGTAGACGACGTCGATGACGGCCTCGAGGTCGAAGATGTTCGCCAGGGAGGCCAGGGCGGTGTACTCGCCGAGGGAGTGGCCCGCGTACATGCTTCCCGACGCCAGTGCGTCGGCCTCGCGCAGACGCTCGGTCTGGGCGTAGGCGACGACGGCGAGGGCGACCTGGGTGAACTGGGTCAGGTGCAGGACGCCCTGCGGGTGCTTGAAGGTCTCACCGCGGACGGTGATCTCCGTCGGGTTCTCGTCGACGATCTGACGGATGGAGAAGCCCAGCTTCTCGCGGGTGTGGGTGTCCGCGCGGTTCCAGATTTCGCGGGCCGCGGCGGAGGCGCTGCGGTCGCCGGCGCCCATGCCCTCGGCCTGGATGCCCTGGCCCGGGTAGACGTAGGCGGTCTTCGGCTGGGCCATGAGGGCCTGGCCGACGGAGACGACCTCGCCGTTGATGCGGCAGGTGACCTCGAAGGCCTTGTGGATGCCCTTGCGGCCCACCCGCTCGACGGTGATCTCGACCTTGTCGTTGAGCTGCACCATGCCGTACATGGAGTAGGTCCAGCCGACGACAGTGCCGTGCTTGCCGGCCAGGTGCTGGGCGGTGGCGGACAGCCACATGCCGTGCACCAGCGGCGCCTCCAGGTTGACCAGCTGGGCGGAGTTGTAGGAGGAGTGGATCGGGTTGTAGTCACCGGAGACCAGCGCGAACGGGGTCATGTCGGACGGGGCGGTGACGGTGGCGCGGTCGACGAAGGAACGCGGGGTGGCCTCGATCTTGTCGGCGGACTTGCCGCCGCCGAACTCCGGAGCCGGGGTCGGCAGATCGGTGCCGGTGGCGCGGCCACGGATGGCGAAGCGCTGCATCTGGGTCGCGACCAGGTCGCCGGACTCGCGGTCGAAGAGCTCGAGCTCGACGGTCACGATGCGGCCGGAGACGGACTCGTCGATGGCGGTGCACTTGGAGGTGACGTCGATGGTGCGGCCGTCGGCCAGCTCCTCGAGCGGGACCAGGACGTCGACGACGTGGTTGAGGTGGACGGCGTTGAGCAGACCCTCGATGACCGGGTAACCGGACTCGAGCTTGCCGGAGCCCAGCGCGGTGTAGATGGCCGGCCAGCAGGGGCCGACCAGGACGTCCGGGGTGCCCGGCTCAACGGTGCCCAGGGCGGCACCGGTGACGGCGGTGTGGGCGTTGAGCAGCGACGGTGCGAAGGTGAAGGAGTACTTGGCGACGCCGAACGGCGCGTCCTCGGACTCGGAGCCCGGGATGATCTGCGGCATCTCGGCGATGTAGTCGCCGTTCTCGGAGGTGGAGCCGACACCGGCCAGGCCCTCGAGGAGGGCGAAGACAGAGTCGGGCAGGCGCTCGTCGGAGACGACCGGGGAACCACCGGTGGCGACGGCCTCGGAGAGGTCGAGCGGAACGGTGACTTCCTTGACGTAGAACGGGCGCTGCTCCTCCGGGAGGTCGTCCCAGTAGGAGTCGGCGTTGATGCGGATGGACCAGCGGCCCTGCTCGTCCTGGATCAGGTCGTAGGCGTCCTCGTCCATCTCGTAGGCCGGGTTGGCCATGAAGTGGCCGTGCCACTGGATGGTCGGGGCGGCCTTGATGAACTCGGCCTCGGACTGGGCGTCGGCGAGACGGGAGAACTGGGTTTCCGGCTCGGCGCCGGAGGCGCGCAGCGCTTCCGTGGTGCCGTCCTCGAAGCGGGCCAGCAGGTCGGCGACCGGCTCGTTCTTCTTGGTGATGCCGGCGACGGCCATCGGGCCGGGGATGATGCGGACCTGGTCGGCGGTGTAGCGCTCGTCCTGGGCCTGCCAGAGGGTGTCCTTGCCGAACCAGACCTTGAGGTCGCCGTCGATGGCCGGAACCCACGGCATCGGCTTGACGTGCTTGCGGTTCAGGGAGATCCACCAGGCGGCGTCACGCGGGCTGACCAGCGTGTCGTGGGCCCCCGGGTAGGCGTCGAGAAGCTTCTTGGCGGCAGCCGGGGCGTCGGCGATGGACTCCACGTCCGGGAAGAGGGTCTCGATCTGGCCGTGGTCGGCGTCGCTGAGACGGGCCTCGACGCGGTTGAGCAGGTCGAGGAAGCGGTCGTCCCAGGTCGGGTCGATGAACGGGTGGGCCAGCTCGACGAACTTGTTGACCCACTCGGCGTAGGTCATGGTCTCGACGTCGCCGAAGTAGGGCTTGGAGGTCTTGGCCAGGGCGGCGATGATCTCGTCGCGGCGGGCGTCGTACTCCTCGAAGGGCATCGAGGTGATCAGACGGGACGCGGCCGCGAAGGAGTTGTCCAGGTCGTGGATGTCGGCCAGCAGGTGCGACTGCGAGGAGGCGACGCCGTGACGGCCGGTGCCGCGGGCGACCCAGCCGTTGTTGTCGTCGCGGGAGATGCCCGGGGTGTTGACCAGCAGATCCTTGACGGAATCGGTGGCCTTGGCCTCCTTGGTGGCCATGGCCACGGTGCCCAGGAACACGGCGTCGACCGGCATCTTCGGCAGGCCGTACTTCTCGGACCAGGTACCGGTGATGTAGGTGGCGGCCACCTCCGGGGAGTAGATGCCGCCGCCGACGGTCAGCAGCACGTTCGGGTACTGACGGATCTCGGCGTAGGTGTCGATGAGCATGTCATCGAGGTCGGTCCAGGAGTGGTGGCCGCCCGCGTGACCGTCCTCGACCATCATGATGATGCTCGACTCCGGATCGACGGCGGCGATCTTCAGGGTGTCGCGGATCTGCTTGGTGGTGCCCGGCTTGAACGCGATGTACGGGAAGCCGTCCTTGTGCAGCTGGGCGAGGAGCTCCTTGGCCTCATCCGGCTCCGGGATGCCGGCGGAGATGGTCACGCCGTTGAACGGGGCGCCGGCGTTGCGGGCCTTCGGCACGATGCGGGCCTGACCGAAGTGCAGGTTCCACAGGAAACGGTCGAAGAACATGGTGTTGAACTGGGCCATGCGACCCGGCTCAAGCTTCGACTCGAGCTCCTCCTTGTGGGCCGTGAAGACCTCGTCGGAGAACATGCCGCCGCCGGCGAGCTCGGTCCAGTAGCCGGCGTTGGCTGCGGCCGCGACGATCTCGGAGTCGGCGGTCGACGGGGTCATGCCGCCCAGCATGATCGGGGACATGCCCGTCACGGTGGAGAAGCGGGTCTGGGTGTAGGTCTTGCCGTCCGGCAGGGACACCAGGCGCGGGGCGAAGTCCGCGTAGTCGGTGGCGGTCGGCAGCTCGGTGCCCGGGGTGGCCAGGGCGTCGCGCTCGGCCTCGGTGCCCGCCGGGACGACGGCGATGCCGGTGCCGGCGAGCAGACGCTCGGACATGCGGGTCAGGGAGCCGTCCAGGGAGAGGGCGTGGGTGACGCCGTTCTCCTGCAGCTTGGCGACCTGCGCCGGCCAGTCGTGCTGCTCGACCAGGATGGCGTCGGCCAGCTCGCGGGCGGTGACGCCCTCGAAGGAGACGCCGCACTTGTCGGCCCACTCGACGGCCAGGTCGGCGGCCGCCTGGTTGCCGGAGTGGTGGAAGGGGTAGGCCACGGCGAGGACGTCGAACTGCGGGGTCCACTCGGAGCCGCCGAACTCGGCCTCCTCGAGCTTCTCGTTGTGGGCCTTGACCAGGCTCTCGATGCGGGACTGGGCGGCGGTCAGGGTCTCCGGGGCGCCGGAGAGCACGACGTGGCGCGGGCCGTTGATGACGGCGATCTCGGCGCCGGCGACGTCGGCGATCATCTGCTCGACGACGTTCGCGGTCAGTCCGCGGATCGACAGCATGCGGGCGCGGTCGTCGGTGGCGCCGGCGACGTGGCTGGCGGCGGTGCCCATGAGGATGGCGAAGGCCAGTGCCTGGGTCGGCTGCTTGGCGGCGACGACGCCGAGCGAACCCTGGGAGTGGCCGAGCAGGATGGCGTCGGTGACGTCCAGGCCCAGGTCACGGAGGTGGTCGACGGCAGCGATCTGGGAGAGAACGATGCCCGGTACGGAAACGGCCGGGTACACGTCGATGTCCGCTGCCTGCGGCAGCGCATCCGGGCCAGTCAGCTCCTCCAGGCGGCCCATGGCGCCCGGAACGGTGGAGGCGATGGTGCGGGCGACCGGGCCCGTCAGTGCGCGGGCGTCAGCCAGCACCTCGGCCAGGCGGCCGGCGGAGTGGTGGCTGGAGGCGGAGCCGGCCAATGCGGACTGCCACGGCGAGCCCTGGCCGGCGAACAGCAGCGCCGGCTTGTCCAGGGCGAGAAGCGGGGTCAGAGACATGTGGTGCAACGTCCTTTACTTTTCTGGTCAATAGTTATTTGGACTACGACACCGTAACTTACGGGCCCGTATATCGCACTATGCGACACCCTCGATTGTGACATGAATTACGGAACGGTAACAGGGCCTGGCGGGAAACGATTCCGCCCCGGCGTCGGGGGTTCGAGGCCGGGGCGAAACTGGTGGGCGGCCGTATCAGGCGCGCTTGAGGACGCGGGTCCGTGCCCATCTGTCGTTGAGGCCCTGGGTCCGGTCGCCCTGGCCCGCCTGGAAGAAGATGATCAGCCCCAGGACGAAGACGATCAGCCCGCCGAAGGCCGGCACCAGGCCCGCGAGCAGCCACGCGTTGCGCTTCGCCGACGTGCCCAGGGACAGTCGCCCGCCGTCCAGCTCGGTGACCCGTATTCCCGCCAGGCGCTTGCCGACGGTCGAAAAATCGGTCGTCTGCATGAACACGGCATAGAGATAGAAGACAACCGTGTTGAGCAGGCTGAGGGTGACGGAGGTCTGGGCCATCTCGTCCATCCAGGAATTCATCGTGGCCCCGTCGTTCATCATCCCCGGGTCCACGGGCGGGAAGACGCCCAGCATGGAGGCCAGGGCGTTGACGACGAAACCGATGATGAAGCCGTCGATGAAGTAGGCGAGCAGGCGACGGCCGCCGCCTGCCCCAGCCGTGGGGGCGGCGACGCCGTAGCCGTAGCCCGGCTGATCAAAGCCGTAGCGCGGCTGCGGATACCCGTAGCCGGCCTGGCCGTAGCCATCTTGGCCGTAGCCGGGCTGCGGCTCGTACATGGGATAACCGCCCGGTTCCTGCGGGCTCTGCCCGTAGCGACCGGAACCGGCCCGGGGGTCGGCGTCGTCGGGGTGGCGGGGGTCCTGGTTGTCGGGGTTCTCGTACGGGTTGGTCATGAGGGCATCCTTCAGGGTCGGGTCGTGCGTTCAGTCTGCATCGTTTTCTCGGCCTCGTCGACCCCCGGAGGGCCTTTCCGGCGACCCGCCGAAGGCTATATCAAACTGACTGCGGGTGCGGGGGGCGCCCGGTAGCGTGGCAGGCATGACCCCCATGGAATGCGAGCAGCAGTGGGCTAGCGCGTACGGGTCCTATCGCAAGGACCAGATGCGCGCGGACGTCTTCGTCGAGAAGGTCGACGAATTGTGCGCGGAGCTGGCGTCGGCCAACGAGGCCAGCGCCGAAGTGTCGGAACTCGACTACCGCATGCGACTGTCCCTGGTGTACGCGTTGCACAACGTCGACCGGTCCCGCGCGATCGAGACGACCCTCTCGCTGTGGGAGCAGCACCGCCGCAATCCGGCGGCGTTCCCGGCCAACGAGCTGGCCCTGCCGGGGACGAACCCGCCGACGGACCGTGACGGCGAGGTGCTGACCGACAGGTTCGACGTGCTCATTCCGGACCTGGCCTATGACGCGGTGTTTGAGCCGTCGATAAGCGCGGCCCGCATCGAGGAGCTGATCACGATCAGCCAGAACTACCGGCGGGAGCGGGGTGACTCCCAGCGGGAGATCGACAACGTGCGCATCTACGCCTACCAGGGGATGGATCGGCCCGAGCGGGTGCTCGAGCTGATCGGGGATCGCCGCCGGCTCGACGTGGACAGGGTGGCGACCTACCAGGAGGCGCTGGCCTGGTTCCTCGAGTACGACATTCTCGCCATGGCGCACCTGGAGACGGGCGACCTCGTCCAGGCCAACCAGCTCATCACGGAGATGGAGGCCGCGCCGATCGACGTCACCTCCCAGCCGCTGATGATGATCGCCGAATCCCTGGAGCCGCTGGCCAGGCATCTCAGCCCCGACACCACCCTGCGC from Corynebacterium guangdongense includes the following:
- a CDS encoding RDD family protein — its product is MTNPYENPDNQDPRHPDDADPRAGSGRYGQSPQEPGGYPMYEPQPGYGQDGYGQAGYGYPQPRYGFDQPGYGYGVAAPTAGAGGGRRLLAYFIDGFIIGFVVNALASMLGVFPPVDPGMMNDGATMNSWMDEMAQTSVTLSLLNTVVFYLYAVFMQTTDFSTVGKRLAGIRVTELDGGRLSLGTSAKRNAWLLAGLVPAFGGLIVFVLGLIIFFQAGQGDRTQGLNDRWARTRVLKRA
- a CDS encoding type I polyketide synthase, which produces MSLTPLLALDKPALLFAGQGSPWQSALAGSASSHHSAGRLAEVLADARALTGPVARTIASTVPGAMGRLEELTGPDALPQAADIDVYPAVSVPGIVLSQIAAVDHLRDLGLDVTDAILLGHSQGSLGVVAAKQPTQALAFAILMGTAASHVAGATDDRARMLSIRGLTANVVEQMIADVAGAEIAVINGPRHVVLSGAPETLTAAQSRIESLVKAHNEKLEEAEFGGSEWTPQFDVLAVAYPFHHSGNQAAADLAVEWADKCGVSFEGVTARELADAILVEQHDWPAQVAKLQENGVTHALSLDGSLTRMSERLLAGTGIAVVPAGTEAERDALATPGTELPTATDYADFAPRLVSLPDGKTYTQTRFSTVTGMSPIMLGGMTPSTADSEIVAAAANAGYWTELAGGGMFSDEVFTAHKEELESKLEPGRMAQFNTMFFDRFLWNLHFGQARIVPKARNAGAPFNGVTISAGIPEPDEAKELLAQLHKDGFPYIAFKPGTTKQIRDTLKIAAVDPESSIIMMVEDGHAGGHHSWTDLDDMLIDTYAEIRQYPNVLLTVGGGIYSPEVAATYITGTWSEKYGLPKMPVDAVFLGTVAMATKEAKATDSVKDLLVNTPGISRDDNNGWVARGTGRHGVASSQSHLLADIHDLDNSFAAASRLITSMPFEEYDARRDEIIAALAKTSKPYFGDVETMTYAEWVNKFVELAHPFIDPTWDDRFLDLLNRVEARLSDADHGQIETLFPDVESIADAPAAAKKLLDAYPGAHDTLVSPRDAAWWISLNRKHVKPMPWVPAIDGDLKVWFGKDTLWQAQDERYTADQVRIIPGPMAVAGITKKNEPVADLLARFEDGTTEALRASGAEPETQFSRLADAQSEAEFIKAAPTIQWHGHFMANPAYEMDEDAYDLIQDEQGRWSIRINADSYWDDLPEEQRPFYVKEVTVPLDLSEAVATGGSPVVSDERLPDSVFALLEGLAGVGSTSENGDYIAEMPQIIPGSESEDAPFGVAKYSFTFAPSLLNAHTAVTGAALGTVEPGTPDVLVGPCWPAIYTALGSGKLESGYPVIEGLLNAVHLNHVVDVLVPLEELADGRTIDVTSKCTAIDESVSGRIVTVELELFDRESGDLVATQMQRFAIRGRATGTDLPTPAPEFGGGKSADKIEATPRSFVDRATVTAPSDMTPFALVSGDYNPIHSSYNSAQLVNLEAPLVHGMWLSATAQHLAGKHGTVVGWTYSMYGMVQLNDKVEITVERVGRKGIHKAFEVTCRINGEVVSVGQALMAQPKTAYVYPGQGIQAEGMGAGDRSASAAAREIWNRADTHTREKLGFSIRQIVDENPTEITVRGETFKHPQGVLHLTQFTQVALAVVAYAQTERLREADALASGSMYAGHSLGEYTALASLANIFDLEAVIDVVYSRGSAMGTLVPRDEDGNSEYAMAALRPNMIGVSADDVEDYVTAVADETGEFLQIVNYNIAGQQYSIAGTKKGLKALKAKTDPINPRAYVTVPGIDVPFHSSVLRPGVADFAKKLDELLPAELDLDALVGRYVPNLVARPFELTDDFIDSIREVAPTERLAGKKVADFATDNELARVLIIELLSWQFASPVRWIETQQVLFDNVEQIIEVGLAASPTQANMAKRSLAIEGLDMPVFNVERDQDVVMLSEVVEAPLVEEPTEAASESEAPAAPAAAEEAPAAAEAAPAPAAPAATGGGSGADAPDLPFTAAEAIMVLFAFQNKIRMEQINDSDTVEELTNGVSSRRNQLLMDMSAEIGVPAIDGAADSDVATLRERVKTAAPGYSPFGSVLTEAVTTRLRQLMGASGYKPAHVGERVTGAWSLPASWVGHVESEILLGSREEDSVRGGSLSTLATSASSKADVDALIDAAVGNVASRNGVSVSLNAGGGAGGAGGVVDSAALTAYADSVTGENGVLATAARAVLDQLGLTPAPVENEPVDTTVVEAVEAELGANWVKLVTPSFDAKKAVLFDDRWATAREDLARVALGEIELGAERFTGTGETVAKQADWWASNGGKGDLKAIAEAARAEFVGEYAGDVALVTGAAPGSIATALVERLLEGGATVIMTASRVSQARKEFARQIFAEHGTPGSALWLVQANLSSYRDIDSLIDWIGTEQRESVGADVKVTKPALTPTLAFPFAAPSVSGSLADAGPAAENQTRLLLWSVERTIAGLSELAQKAVDTRAHVILPGSPNRGMFGGDGAYAEVKSALDAILAKWSSEAGWPKGVTLAQAKIGWVAGTNLMGGNDAIIPAAEKAGIHVWTPEEISSELMDLASAETRVKAAQAPVEKDLTGGLGESAISITELAEQAAAEAAEGARSEAAGAEAATAPATITALPNLYNPTQIGEGVEVGDVTRDLEDMIVIAGVGEVSSWGSGRTRFEAEYGIQRDGSVELTAAGVLELAWMMGLVEWNEDPQPGWYDADGTAIAEEDIYDRFRDEVVARSGIRTLTDKYHMVDQGSMDLTKVFLDRDITFTVASEAEAQDVVEADPDFTEAHEVEGEWVVTRKQGATAHVPRKATLTRTVAGQMPDDFDPAKWGIPEHMVDSLDRMATWNLVTAVDAFINAGFSPTELLQNIHPLDVATTQGTGIGGMESLHKVFVTRFLGEERPSDILQEALPNVVAAHTMQSLLGGYGSMIHPIGACATAAVSIEEAADKITLGKADFVIAGGIDDVQVESLAGFGDMNATAETKTMTDKGIDPRFISRANDRRRGGFLEAEGGGTVLLVRGSVAADMGLPVLGVLAHAASYGDGAHTSIPAPGLGVLGSARGGANSTVARSLKALGLTPDDVTVLSKHDTSTNANDPNEAELHSLLWPAVGRDEDAPLFVISQKSLTGHSKAGAALFQTGGIMDVFRTGRLPQNASLDCVDPLIQPKAKNLVWLKAPLEVGTVKAAALTSLGFGHVGALVVYAHPASFEAAVRDQRGEQSLADWRKKATQRLRAGVAHMQAGMIGRAPLFEQVENRRFPEQGAHEAEINLLLNGDVRLGADGVYPAAPQE